In Vespula pensylvanica isolate Volc-1 chromosome 2, ASM1446617v1, whole genome shotgun sequence, the genomic window gtgtaaatatattactttgtaTTATCCGGaatccgatatatatatatacacacacacacacacaccattGAATAAGCGACGACGATACAGCGCCAACTGCCATCTAGTGAGACGAAGCGTCAGCAGCGCCACTGTTGTGTAGTGGGAGGAAGTGAGAGCACCGCGAAACAACAACTTGTGGTGGaacataaaatgaaatgttttgAACGATTCGAACGTAGTTCTGTGCCTATTAGCCGCTGAGAACGTATATATTCgtgttgaataaaaattagctctccctttttttctcgttttattataaattacatctACCGATACATCTACGAAGATACAAGTAGTGTTGTGccttaacaaaaaatatatatatatatacatatacacacacacatatgcatgcatgcatcatgcacatatatatatatatatagataattaatttcgtgGCTTTACTTacgtttttcaaaaattttgaaagacatatatatatattaatcctCGAgcgagatatacatatactcacatacattcgtttatatattaacttaTAACGTATaacacattatattatatattaaaaaaaaaaaaaaaaagaaaagaaaacgagatgaAGAGTCTAACGATCTTTACCaccatttttctcatttcttttgtGACGATGCGAGTCATTGGATCAGCTATACCTATGTGGGAATTTCTttcgagagaggaaaaagtaaGTAAGATAATGttggaaatatataaacgtgtcTAATCCAGATTatcaagtatgtatatatatatatatatatatatatatatatatatgtatattacattttatgatatattacacggaataaaacaaataacttTTCATTAGATAAGAAAGATTTTGTAAACAttcgaatgaatttatttcaattaccTTACGCTTTCACTGTACGTCATCGaggatattcttttcttaattcgttttcgataaatgtaatattttataaataattattcaaatattctgtattatatgtgtgtatatatatatatatatatatatatatatatatatatatatatatcggtatTATATCGGCAAAAGTATGCGATATGTACGACGTGATTAACGTTTTCCAGTCGAAGTTCAAGCTCGTACACTCGACCTAGTACTAAATATCTTTCTACtatgtatacacacgtatatatatacacagaacTTCGATAATCAACATAAATCTTAATGTCGACCGTCctcgtattttctttagatttcAAGGTCTAATTCTTTATTAAgcattcgtataaatatcattacatatatatacacacacacacatatatatattgtacttatatataactgtaatattatatattataattatatataactgtaatatattatatatacatatactaatTTTCAATAGGTTTTACGTTAGGTAAATGTAAAAGAACAACGAagtatatatctgtattatcATTGTCTTTCCGcgctaattattttctattcgattcgattgTCGTGCTCATCCCCGCTTTCTCCCAATTTCCGGAATTATCGAAGGGACAAATTAGATTCTCTAATGTAGTATAAGACGCGttggaaatttaaaaatacgttcgataatcgcattcttttctttttgttttctaaaaattaaaatttctatgttattttctatataatcgataattatttttgtattcattACAGATGAGTCGTTTGTATAAATTGTTTAGTCAGCAAGCGACGCAATTTTGTGCCGATTCATCGAGACCGGATTGCAGTAagaatttcttaattattggCATACGAAATCTTGCTAATATGGATGACAATGTTCTCGATAAATTGGATCCATATCAACGTGATGCTAGAGAAATAagtaagcatatatatatatatatatatatatatatatatatatataattatcataattattatatatataatatatacaaaatattatatatatataaaatatacaaaattattatatatataataataattttgaatatatcaTTTGGATTGTActgatttaaatttattggTTCACAGTTTGGCGAACTTTAATAGGAACAAATAAAATCTCGTCTAGGACTAATCAAGATATCAAAGGAAATTATTTCCCAACAAATGGACTTTCGATAGgtacgagaaaagaagaaaattaaaagaaaaaaatttacagtatctgattattgaatttttcttaatacattCGTAACCTTATTCGAGAGATTTATTGGATGCTGCTTGAGAATTAAACGGGGTCACTTTTCtcgaaagtagaaaagagaacTCTCATCGAACGTACAACGTAGCTTTCACATTTTCTCTGTGCTCCATATCCTTCTAGAAACCCATAGCCCCgcgagaggaggaggaggaggagttactgttaatttatattgtcaaacgaatattatattctgaCGCGacaatcgttttatttctcacgatcatcttcgttttttttctttaaaaaattcccaaaaagaataattgattttgaaaattacatACAAGGACTTCCACAATTTATATCGTTACAATTGTAATAAAAGAttgcaaaaaaggaaagatcgcgtgcgtgtgtatataacgTTGCAAAAAATTCAAGTCATTGTATATCTAATTTGTTCGATATTTACAGGAAACGATGATAGCGAGACGAATAGTATAACGGAAGAAAGCGTGTCAACGAATGATTACATTCATGTTGGTCCATATTTGATTGGACCAATGGTTACACGTGTTTATCCGGATGGACGTCCAGTTCCAGATGATCGTATGAGATTTCGACCAAGAGACGATGATATCGACGAAATTAAATACACTATGCCGTTGTTAACATCCATAGATGATATCAAGGGAAATCTTGATAGATCTTCTTACAGAAATAAACGTCTTAATAATGGTCGAAAAGATATACCATTGGTAAGTGAATTGGGCCGAAGGAAAGAATCACCTAACGAAGGACGTCGCGAAGGTTCGCCAAGATATATAACACTTAGGCGAATATCAATAGAAGATCATGACGTAGATTATCATTGAACGAGTACCtgagtttttttttcaaagtactcagtaaaaaacaaatataactcgcatttctttttctatatgcGAGGAGAAATCACTTCGTTCgcgttaaagagagagaaaggaagagagagagagagagagaaagagaaagagagagagagagagagagagagagagaaagagagagaacgcgaaGACTGATTGATTGTAGAATTTTTGGAAATTATGATGTATCTAGATGgatgaatataaaaaggaaggacATGTcatgaataatgaaaaatcaaagtAGTAATTGACACGCCGTTAAAACGAATATGAAGTCCCACCGTTATTAAAGAATTgcgaagaatatttttgatcttttctgatcattcatttcaatttgttttctttttctttgttacttAACACCACACCTTGATTCTTatgttacaaatattatatactcaTCATAACGtatgattaataatcgattaaataaatggatatattcgatgatgattttaaaattatcgaatctTGTTCAATGtactatatgtatacgtatatacgtactgcATGATGGAACGACGAGCATAACGTACAATTTTATACGAGTATGTACATAGAAATGttctatttatacatatatatttataatatgtaaatagaaaatatataagaataatatgtaaatagaaag contains:
- the LOC122637853 gene encoding rhythmically expressed gene 5 protein isoform X2, whose amino-acid sequence is MMLSRKRLRYFKMSRLYKLFSQQATQFCADSSRPDCSKNFLIIGIRNLANMDDNVLDKLDPYQRDAREIIWRTLIGTNKISSRTNQDIKGNYFPTNGLSIGNDDSETNSITEESVSTNDYIHVGPYLIGPMVTRVYPDGRPVPDDRMRFRPRDDDIDEIKYTMPLLTSIDDIKGNLDRSSYRNKRLNNGRKDIPLVSELGRRKESPNEGRREGSPRYITLRRISIEDHDVDYH
- the LOC122637853 gene encoding rhythmically expressed gene 5 protein isoform X1, with amino-acid sequence MKSLTIFTTIFLISFVTMRVIGSAIPMWEFLSREEKMSRLYKLFSQQATQFCADSSRPDCSKNFLIIGIRNLANMDDNVLDKLDPYQRDAREIIWRTLIGTNKISSRTNQDIKGNYFPTNGLSIGNDDSETNSITEESVSTNDYIHVGPYLIGPMVTRVYPDGRPVPDDRMRFRPRDDDIDEIKYTMPLLTSIDDIKGNLDRSSYRNKRLNNGRKDIPLVSELGRRKESPNEGRREGSPRYITLRRISIEDHDVDYH